Genomic DNA from Acidiferrobacterales bacterium:
ATTATACCGGCAGGGCTTTTCTTGTTTTTGACTTGTCTAAAGAGATTTCAGGGCTATGGGAATTTATGCAATAAGTCTCGGCTTTGTCTTGTCCTTTGTGCAGACCTCCCAAGGACCGATTGATGATGGGGCGGTGACGAAAAATCTTCGCGCACACCCATTCAACCAATTAAAATTTTGTTCCAATCCAATCATTACTTTTCTGAACAGAGGCTTGTGTAAGGATATGGCTGCCACAACCCCAAGAATTGATGCATTGCAAGCATCGAATTGGAATCGTGAAATTTTCCAAAGCATGGTGAACGCCGATTTGGATGCTGTTCATGTAACCGTTGCCTTTTGGCACGACTGTGCGGAGACATTGAAGACCATTCGACAGTGGGATCGTTGGTTTGTGGAACATGATGATCTGATCATGGCGGTGAAAACCATCGACGACATTGACGAGGCAAGAGATTCGGGCCGCACTGGAATCATATTGGGCTTTCAGAACAGTTCTCCGATCGAGGACGATCTGGCGTTGGTGGAAGCGTTCCATGTCCAGGGTGTGCGCATCATGCAGCTGACCTACAACAATCAGAGTCTCGTCGGAACCGGCTATTGTGAATCCAGGGACTCCGGCCTTACAAATTTTGGCCGTAATGTCGTTCGGGAGATGAACCGGCTCGGTATGATTGTCGATGTGTCCCACACGTCGGAACTGACCTGCATGGAAGCGATCGAATTCTCGGAACGTCCGATTGCTGTTACCCATGCCAACCCTCGCTTTTTTTGTGACAATCCCAGAAACAAGTCGAACGATTTGCTGGTTCAGCTGGCTGCAAGTGGCGGGATGCTTGGATTCAGTCTATATCCGCTGCATTTGGCGGGTGGAACGCAATGTTCTCTCGAGTCGTTTTGCAGCATGGTCGCCAAAACTGCCGATTTAATCGGAGTAGAGCATCTGGGGTTGGGAACAGACCTGTGTCTCGGCTGGCCTTCCGAACATTTGGAATATATGCGTAGCGGCACATGGCGATTTCCGGATCAGCGTGCAGGCTCGCCTGTGGTGCAATGGCCTGAC
This window encodes:
- a CDS encoding membrane dipeptidase, producing MAATTPRIDALQASNWNREIFQSMVNADLDAVHVTVAFWHDCAETLKTIRQWDRWFVEHDDLIMAVKTIDDIDEARDSGRTGIILGFQNSSPIEDDLALVEAFHVQGVRIMQLTYNNQSLVGTGYCESRDSGLTNFGRNVVREMNRLGMIVDVSHTSELTCMEAIEFSERPIAVTHANPRFFCDNPRNKSNDLLVQLAASGGMLGFSLYPLHLAGGTQCSLESFCSMVAKTADLIGVEHLGLGTDLCLGWPSEHLEYMRSGTWRFPDQRAGSPVVQWPDYPPWFRKNEDLSNVSDGLSQTGFSEDEVGLIMGGNWYRFFQDGFCSA